The proteins below come from a single Argopecten irradians isolate NY unplaced genomic scaffold, Ai_NY scaffold_1097, whole genome shotgun sequence genomic window:
- the LOC138313948 gene encoding uncharacterized protein — protein sequence MPRGLGIRKRRGPGVALSPPPEKRKGGRRAVPLPKRTETAAGETRRETPRGQLPEVPVVELEEVQVEDGITGMGIEPEPQMLLNVHDNGYNNSTTPEIEIIPLESDSIGDHVPRAIKQKIWGHEYINLALLLKGYSELNDFCTSAPMVVGSSGMIETRPPTCKEKIPNVEKWTDAFHIYMSIYLERFPAKVQELLQYVKTIRGAACQGVPGGWRVYDEQFRARLSQSPGLAWNQINSNLWLRVMTPQAGGMGKNNVVKGGNKEWGGKHSKPSPCFGFNRGKCTYSNCRYTHVCSICAADHSALQCTKSLSLFGPQLQVPVREKKPMAVSSLGKTPINSKKLKQELLDYPNHQITQELVDGFSEGFPLHYQGIREDTDCLNLGSVRQNVNMALKKVQKEVDLGRVAGPFKERPLPNLRLSPLGLIPKSTPGEFRLIHHLSHPKDNSVNSGIDRFGFVFCSVYQI from the coding sequence ATGCCAAGAGGTCTTGGAATTAGGAAGCGGCGAGGTCCCGGGGTGGCTTTGTCTCCGCCCCCAGAGAAAAGAAAAGGGGGAAGGCGAGCAGTTCCCCTCCCAAAAAGGACGGAGACCGCCGCTGGCGAGACCCGGAGGGAGACTCCACGTGGTCAGCTGCCAGAGGTACCAGTAGTAGAGCTAGAGGAGGTACAAGTGGAGGATGGGATCACAGGTATGGGCATAGAGCCCGAACCGCAGATGTTATTAAATGTACATGATAATGGTTACAATAATAGCACTACCCCCGAGATCGAAATTATCCCCCTGGAGTCCGACTCCATCGGTGACCATGTGCCCCGGgctataaaacaaaaaatctggGGTCACGAGTATATAAATTTGGCCCTTCTTTTAAAGGGCTACTCAGAATTGAATGACTTTTGCACTAGTGCGCCGATGGTTGTCGGATCCAGTGGGATGATAGAGACCCGCCCCCCTActtgtaaagaaaaaataccaaatgtGGAGAAATGGACAGATGCTTTCCACATTTATATGTCCATTTATTTGGAAAGATTCCCCGCTAAGGTACAGGAACTTTTGCAGTATGTAAAAACAATACGTGGGGCAGCTTGTCAGGGTGTGCCAGGGGGTTGGCGAGTGTATGATGAGCAATTTAGGGCTCGTCTTAGTCAATCTCCTGGTTTAGCATGGAACCAAATTAATTCAAACCTTTGGCTCCGGGTAATGACCCCTCAAGCCGGTGGAATGGGGAAGAACAATGTGGTCAAGGGAGGTAACAAGGAGTGGGGTGGGAAACATTCCAAGCCATCACCTTGCTTTGGCTTCAATAGGGGTAAATGCACGTATAGTAACTGCAGGTACACTCATGTTTGCAGTATTTGTGCTGCTGACCATAGTGCATTGCAGTGCACTAAGTCACTAAGTCTTTTCGGCCCTCAGCTGCAAGTTCCAGTCagggaaaaaaaacccatggcAGTGTCCAGTCTGGGAAAAACCCCAATAAAtagtaaaaaattaaaacaggaATTGCTTGATTACCCAAACCATCAAATCACACAGGAGCTTGTTGATGGTTTTTCAGAGGGATTTCCTTTGCATTATCAGGGTATTAGGGAGGATACTGATTGTTTAAATTTAGGTTCAGTCAGACAGAATGTCAATATGGCCCttaaaaaagttcaaaaagaGGTGGATCTTGGAAGGGTTGCCGGTCCATTTAAGGAAAGACCTTTACCAAATTTGAGACTTTCTCCTTTGGGTCTGATTCCAAAGAGTACACCGGGGGAGTTTCGTTTAATCCACCACTTGTCACATCCTAAAGATAATTCAGTTAATTCTGGTATCGATCGATTCGGATTTGTGTTCTGTTCAGTATACCAAATTTGA